One Halostagnicola kamekurae DNA segment encodes these proteins:
- the nasA gene encoding assimilatory nitrate reductase NasA: MTEHVPTTCMRCAVGCGHVQRAVETGYGLDVVRGDAAHPVNQGLACQRGVSETADPDGEWLTRPLVRRDGELVPTTWETALERAAEGLGTALEGGSDRVAVLGSGQQTNEAAYALGKLARGGFGTRYYDANTTLCMASAVTAYYDAFGSDAPPPTYDDIPEAETHLVWGANPAAAHPVMFRWIRQSAAADGCELLVVDPIESETAEVADIHVAPDPGGDLELARAVLARLVETDRIDESFIADATTGFETLRARLPDAEPAANAAGVSLETVDRLAAALERDTLLYWGMGVNQSVDGTQTAAALIDLCLSTGNLGPGTGPFSLTGQANSMGTRVCSSKGTWPGHRPFDDPAHRAEVADEWGVPVETLPDDPGPGPVGILEAAEDEVEAVYAVATNPAVGMPDATRVRKRLEDAFLVVQDAFHSETVECADVVLPAATWGESEGTAMNMERTVSRVQAATDTPSGVKTDLELIAELATRLAPGLLERSPNPTSIFDEFAGLTAGTLADCSGISYDRLEDERAVRWPAPTRKAAGGYRYHDGPANERDEEAEDGTLESTASERWSFPTPSGRARFSAGDGTGLPEPPDEDYPLTLTTARQPGAYNTGVRTRDDCPPTARVSAGTAAALTAELEGPADERYGRITSRRASILARFEVDEAIPDGVVWLPIHHPDVNDLTIPAVDPRSKEPNFKQCAVRLEAPTDTAAITLEEVTV, from the coding sequence GTGACCGAACACGTTCCAACTACGTGTATGCGGTGTGCGGTCGGCTGCGGGCACGTCCAGCGAGCCGTCGAAACCGGATACGGGTTAGACGTCGTTCGCGGCGACGCCGCCCACCCGGTCAATCAGGGGCTGGCCTGCCAACGTGGCGTGAGCGAGACGGCCGATCCCGACGGCGAGTGGCTCACGCGCCCGCTCGTCCGACGCGACGGCGAGCTCGTCCCCACGACGTGGGAGACCGCCCTCGAGCGCGCCGCCGAGGGGCTCGGAACGGCCCTCGAGGGAGGTTCGGATCGCGTTGCCGTGCTCGGAAGCGGCCAGCAGACCAACGAAGCGGCCTACGCGCTCGGCAAACTCGCCCGCGGCGGCTTTGGCACGCGCTACTACGACGCGAACACGACCCTCTGCATGGCGAGCGCGGTCACCGCCTACTACGACGCCTTCGGGAGCGACGCCCCGCCGCCGACCTACGACGATATCCCCGAGGCTGAGACCCACCTTGTCTGGGGGGCGAACCCCGCGGCCGCCCACCCGGTGATGTTCCGCTGGATCCGCCAGTCCGCCGCCGCGGACGGCTGCGAACTGCTCGTTGTCGATCCGATCGAGAGCGAGACGGCCGAGGTGGCCGACATACACGTCGCGCCCGACCCTGGCGGCGACCTCGAGCTGGCTCGAGCCGTCCTCGCGCGCCTCGTCGAGACGGATCGCATCGACGAGTCCTTCATCGCCGACGCGACGACCGGATTCGAAACGCTGCGGGCGCGACTGCCCGACGCCGAGCCGGCGGCGAACGCAGCGGGCGTCTCGCTCGAGACCGTCGATCGACTCGCGGCCGCGCTCGAGCGCGATACCCTGCTGTACTGGGGCATGGGCGTCAACCAGAGCGTCGACGGGACACAGACCGCGGCCGCCCTGATCGACCTCTGTCTGTCGACCGGCAACCTCGGCCCCGGAACGGGCCCGTTCTCGCTGACGGGGCAGGCGAACTCGATGGGAACGCGGGTCTGCTCGTCGAAGGGAACCTGGCCCGGTCACCGACCGTTCGACGACCCGGCTCACCGCGCCGAAGTCGCCGACGAGTGGGGCGTGCCGGTCGAAACGCTGCCCGACGATCCGGGCCCCGGACCGGTCGGCATCCTCGAGGCCGCCGAGGACGAGGTCGAGGCTGTCTACGCGGTCGCGACCAATCCCGCCGTGGGAATGCCCGACGCGACGCGCGTTCGAAAGCGGCTCGAGGACGCGTTCCTCGTCGTGCAGGACGCTTTCCACAGCGAGACGGTCGAGTGCGCGGACGTCGTACTTCCGGCCGCGACGTGGGGCGAATCCGAGGGAACTGCAATGAACATGGAACGAACCGTCTCGCGAGTGCAAGCGGCGACGGACACGCCGTCGGGCGTCAAGACTGACCTCGAGTTGATCGCCGAACTCGCGACGCGTCTCGCGCCCGGACTCCTCGAGCGGTCGCCCAACCCAACGTCGATCTTCGACGAGTTCGCCGGGCTCACCGCCGGGACGCTCGCGGACTGCTCCGGGATCAGTTACGATCGCCTCGAGGACGAGCGGGCAGTTCGCTGGCCGGCACCCACGCGCAAGGCTGCTGGCGGCTACCGATATCACGACGGTCCGGCGAACGAAAGGGACGAGGAGGCCGAAGACGGCACGCTCGAGAGCACCGCGAGCGAGCGGTGGTCGTTCCCGACGCCGAGCGGCCGCGCCCGGTTTTCCGCGGGCGACGGGACCGGCCTTCCGGAGCCGCCGGACGAGGACTATCCGCTGACGCTGACGACCGCTCGGCAGCCGGGCGCGTACAACACCGGCGTTCGAACCCGCGACGACTGCCCGCCGACGGCGCGGGTCAGCGCCGGAACCGCGGCGGCGCTGACGGCCGAACTGGAGGGGCCTGCGGACGAACGGTACGGTCGAATCACGTCCCGACGGGCGTCGATACTCGCCCGGTTCGAGGTCGACGAGGCGATTCCCGACGGCGTCGTCTGGCTTCCGATCCACCACCCGGACGTAAACGACCTCACGATCCCGGCCGTCGATCCCCGGTCCAAAGAGCCGAACTTCAAGCAGTGTGCCGTACGCCTCGAGGCTCCGACGGACACCGCGGCGATCACGCTCGAGGAAGTCACGGTCTAA
- the tatC gene encoding twin-arginine translocase subunit TatC, giving the protein MSDDSAGDADAGSSGRSTEPLPTTSDETPEAKTDGEGYVGDAPDREEEYPDPDDDIGGISTPPDDEEMPLADHIEEMVLRLAVVFLFGAAGTAIGILWASEGISFIWTDVVPQAAERPPHLYSPLELWLTRIKLSALLGIIIALPMFIYQCYLFMRPGLYPNERKYYLAAVPTSVVLGGLGMIFSYLIVLPVLFSYFTFYSEGSADIAYALGETFNLIITLTGFLAIVFQIPLFILLAIMLGVTTRQWLAQKRLYFWTAFAGLSFMFTMDPTFMAPIFVAITMILLFEGTLLIVKWTGRG; this is encoded by the coding sequence ATGTCGGACGACTCGGCTGGCGATGCAGACGCTGGATCCTCAGGTCGCTCCACTGAGCCATTGCCAACCACATCCGACGAGACGCCGGAAGCCAAAACGGACGGCGAGGGCTACGTCGGCGACGCTCCGGACCGCGAGGAGGAGTATCCCGACCCGGACGACGATATCGGCGGCATCTCGACGCCGCCGGACGACGAGGAGATGCCCCTCGCGGATCACATCGAGGAGATGGTCCTCCGACTCGCAGTGGTCTTTCTGTTCGGGGCCGCGGGAACCGCGATCGGCATCCTCTGGGCGTCAGAGGGGATCTCGTTCATCTGGACGGACGTCGTTCCACAGGCCGCAGAGCGCCCGCCGCACCTGTACAGCCCGCTCGAGTTGTGGCTGACGCGGATCAAACTCTCCGCCCTGCTGGGAATCATCATCGCGCTGCCGATGTTTATCTACCAGTGTTACCTGTTCATGCGGCCGGGGCTGTACCCGAACGAGCGCAAGTACTATCTCGCCGCCGTCCCGACCAGCGTGGTCCTCGGCGGGCTCGGCATGATCTTCTCGTATCTCATCGTTCTGCCGGTGTTGTTCTCGTACTTCACCTTCTATTCGGAAGGAAGCGCCGACATCGCGTACGCGCTCGGCGAGACGTTCAACCTCATCATCACGCTGACCGGCTTCCTCGCTATCGTGTTCCAGATTCCGCTGTTTATCCTGCTCGCGATCATGCTGGGCGTGACGACTCGACAGTGGCTCGCACAGAAACGGCTCTACTTCTGGACCGCCTTCGCGGGCCTTTCTTTCATGTTCACGATGGATCCGACCTTCATGGCCCCGATCTTCGTGGCCATTACGATGATCCTCCTGTTCGAAGGAACCCTGCTGATCGTCAAGTGGACCGGTCGGGGATAG
- a CDS encoding twin-arginine translocase subunit TatC → MSSAVSEDTARAINTGRETIGAVLSSAQDNLQRVFIVFLLGFVGAFYALRVFIWDFLEETARTGMNQSLSEATNIITRTPFEVILLQAKIGMIVGVIVAIPAILYYSRDALRKRGLRSVVPISRWYMAGFALIAFVLFWLGLAYAFVVFFPFTFEFLAQVAFEAGVDPSWGITEFTQFMALLTISFGLAAQLPLVMGVLSYTEIVSYETFRDKWRHAIVAITVFGAVFSPPDPITQIMWALPLCGLYAFSLGLAKVVANIRRRGAAELDTGTGFMKRRVLQFGGVLLGVSALTAVFVNRDGFDRLEESVFPLLPSGLEPGGTTVLESIAIEYGTLGDVAVGLLVALGVGGVILVGYMIAILRSPIYPREGDLRNATDPDEVDFQTLETEDIENVPAQVFLEMDEERALEISRQAMYDDNKAKAEMVLSRFDSLQATQAADGDATAERADAGGTANAAGENETAEEEGGLLSSTAAGMLDPFTEDETTEDDIGGYAYDLAFIFNSLTSKAIYIVGLFMLVLGGTFVALYQGGFTIILAQFVDRVPDNVLAEVAAANDAQVGGTESTTQLLREAGFVIALDPVEVLIFMIKISTILAFLAVLPLVLYWAWPAAKERGLVSGNSRVILVWSGLLLVGFAVGLFLGFYWIAPAVISYLITDAVNNGMEVTYRINSFSWLVIYTTLGVGFLFNIIVTMAMFHVGGIVDYRTMLDRWRSVVVGVFVIAAVASPKGILTMLALATPIALTYVLGLGILYLLTGGGRLFGDGGGGQADSETAAVPE, encoded by the coding sequence ATGAGTTCTGCGGTCAGCGAAGACACTGCCCGAGCCATCAACACCGGTCGGGAGACAATCGGCGCCGTCCTCTCTAGCGCACAGGACAACCTCCAGCGGGTGTTTATCGTCTTTCTACTCGGCTTCGTCGGAGCCTTCTACGCGCTTCGAGTCTTCATCTGGGACTTCCTCGAGGAGACGGCTCGGACGGGGATGAACCAGAGCCTCTCCGAGGCGACGAATATCATCACCCGAACGCCGTTCGAAGTGATCCTCCTCCAGGCGAAAATCGGGATGATAGTCGGCGTCATCGTCGCGATTCCGGCGATTCTGTACTACTCTCGAGACGCGCTTCGAAAGCGCGGGCTCCGATCGGTCGTTCCCATCTCGCGGTGGTACATGGCCGGGTTCGCGCTGATCGCGTTCGTGCTGTTCTGGCTGGGACTGGCCTATGCGTTCGTGGTTTTCTTCCCGTTCACGTTCGAGTTCCTCGCACAGGTCGCCTTCGAGGCGGGCGTCGACCCGAGCTGGGGGATCACGGAATTCACGCAGTTCATGGCGCTGCTGACGATATCGTTCGGACTCGCGGCCCAGTTACCGCTCGTCATGGGCGTCCTTTCTTACACCGAGATCGTCTCCTACGAAACCTTCCGAGACAAGTGGCGTCACGCCATCGTCGCCATCACCGTCTTCGGTGCCGTCTTCTCGCCGCCGGATCCGATCACGCAGATCATGTGGGCGCTCCCGCTGTGTGGACTGTACGCGTTCAGCCTCGGCCTCGCGAAGGTCGTCGCCAACATCCGCCGGCGCGGCGCCGCCGAACTCGATACCGGGACCGGGTTCATGAAACGCCGCGTGCTCCAGTTCGGCGGCGTCTTGCTCGGCGTCTCCGCGCTGACGGCCGTCTTCGTCAACCGCGACGGCTTCGACCGCCTCGAGGAGTCGGTCTTTCCCCTGCTCCCCTCGGGCCTCGAGCCCGGTGGCACCACCGTCCTCGAGTCGATCGCGATCGAGTACGGAACACTCGGCGACGTCGCGGTCGGCTTGCTGGTCGCTCTCGGCGTCGGCGGCGTGATCCTCGTCGGCTACATGATCGCCATCCTGCGGTCCCCGATCTACCCCCGGGAAGGCGACCTTCGCAACGCGACCGACCCCGACGAGGTCGACTTCCAGACCCTCGAGACCGAAGACATCGAGAACGTACCCGCGCAGGTCTTCCTCGAGATGGACGAGGAGCGGGCCCTCGAGATCTCCCGGCAGGCGATGTACGACGACAACAAGGCGAAAGCCGAGATGGTTCTCAGCCGGTTCGACTCGCTGCAGGCCACACAGGCCGCGGACGGCGATGCGACTGCCGAGAGAGCGGACGCGGGCGGGACCGCGAACGCCGCCGGTGAGAACGAAACCGCCGAAGAGGAGGGTGGACTCCTCTCGAGTACGGCGGCGGGGATGCTCGACCCGTTCACCGAAGACGAGACGACCGAAGACGACATCGGCGGCTACGCCTACGACCTCGCGTTCATCTTCAACAGCCTCACCTCGAAGGCGATCTACATCGTCGGGCTGTTCATGCTCGTTCTGGGCGGGACGTTCGTCGCGCTGTATCAGGGCGGGTTCACGATTATCCTCGCGCAGTTCGTCGACCGCGTTCCCGACAACGTCTTAGCGGAGGTCGCAGCGGCCAACGACGCTCAGGTCGGTGGCACCGAATCGACGACACAGCTACTCCGCGAGGCCGGGTTCGTCATCGCGCTCGACCCCGTCGAGGTGCTGATCTTCATGATCAAGATCAGCACGATTCTGGCGTTCCTCGCGGTCCTCCCGCTGGTGCTCTACTGGGCCTGGCCGGCCGCCAAGGAACGCGGACTCGTCAGCGGGAACTCCCGCGTGATACTCGTCTGGAGCGGGCTCTTGCTGGTCGGGTTCGCCGTCGGGCTCTTCCTCGGGTTCTACTGGATCGCGCCCGCGGTGATCTCCTATCTCATCACCGACGCCGTCAACAACGGCATGGAAGTCACCTACCGGATCAACAGCTTCTCCTGGCTCGTGATCTACACGACGCTCGGCGTCGGCTTCCTCTTCAACATCATCGTCACGATGGCGATGTTCCACGTCGGCGGCATCGTCGACTACCGAACGATGCTCGATCGATGGCGATCCGTCGTCGTCGGCGTCTTCGTGATCGCGGCCGTCGCGAGTCCGAAAGGGATCCTGACGATGCTCGCGCTCGCGACGCCGATCGCGCTCACGTACGTCCTCGGACTCGGCATACTGTATCTCCTCACCGGCGGCGGGCGACTGTTCGGTGACGGCGGTGGCGGGCAGGCCGACTCCGAAACCGCGGCAGTCCCCGAGTAA